From Arctopsyche grandis isolate Sample6627 chromosome 12, ASM5162203v2, whole genome shotgun sequence, one genomic window encodes:
- the LOC143920433 gene encoding uncharacterized protein LOC143920433 encodes MEHPNESTFRLILNIQKGLGFNFLKQPIVISCSLVDHTLETDPIQSCHNPVFESKLIWETEKETFNKLCQRNIPIKVEVNSGKAAGRKQQVGYILLSLLSAKTCVNQNGNYSWHKLLGVKFEGKSSNPQLYLSLFTDDCANILECPMISDVRCDEKKNIPMTQNSDQKQTSKAIVPRICLSSKMIEIGIGDDCQDIFEIELNIAKHDYLNIISPRSSEKIGNMFFTLLIFSQVLKIESKRESQSFITIVIKTNLSTLSLYFKNSPYAVIKLSSDNEDIGVCCFDIRQMLPTDELSNFLENFCNDSKAYTYKEKCFLISSKTGDIPEDSKGRKPYIDLEVTLKYVNNLKNMNPDNMENPIIDNNYVKEAYKEKLEAEQNKIQSQLSKKFSDNSFEVDSGLISIPPSSSEHKIEGSISLDSNIEAIMKKINLLAPSSHQMFDNLTIDNNGSVQNGVSKNKLESLSTYRVGESNVNCRKSDLNAKNVVKKMSITKRTDYTDDTTNRRDNLSPRTIENNIMQVVNELEDWKECQQELFKSELKEKEEKYLNSLINEWDTCRVQYENKILGKVEQSQILLSSLKEIVENLKLREIQLSERERKLCSARDEFELHYRNKYLELKDAAKQMEIDYQHQLKLHKLEYSKLEMETLYLKQENSSLMEKLKFTNSDRNS; translated from the exons ATGGAGCATCCTAATGAATCAACTTTTCGCCTTATTCTTAATATACAAAAAG GTCTTGGATTTAACTTTTTGAAGCAGCCCATCGTTATTTCTTGTTCACTTGTCGATCACACACTTGAAACGGATCCCATTCAATCATGTCACAATCCAGTATTTGAATCAAAGTTGATATGGGAAACAGAAAAAGAAACATTtaataa ACTTTGCCAACGAAATATACCTATTAAAGTTGAAGTAAACTCTGGTAAAGCTGCGGGTCGAAAGCAACAAGTTGGATACATATTGCTAAGTCTATTATCGGCAAAAACGTGTGTAAATCAAAATGGA aaTTATTCTTGGCACAAATTACTAGGTGTAAAATTTGAAGGAAAATCTTCAAATCCACAACTTTATTTGAGTTTGTTTACTGATGATTGCGCTAATATTTTGGAATGT ccaATGATATCAGATGTTCGTtgtgatgaaaagaaaaatattccgATGACACAAAATTCCGATCAAAAACAGACATCAAAAG CTATTGTTCCAAGGATATGCCTCTCTTCTAAAATGATTGAAATTGGGATTGGTGATGATTGTCaggatatatttgaaattgagcTGAATATTGCAAAACATGATTATCTTAATATT atttcacCTCGTAGTTCAGAGAAGATTGGCAATATGTTTTTCACACTGCTGATATTTTCTCAGGTTTTGAAAATTGAAAGCAAACGTGAGAGTCAAAGTTTTATCACCATagttattaaaacaaatttgtcTACTTTAtccttatattttaaaaattcaccgTATGCTGTTATAAAACTTAGCAGTGATAATGAAGACATAG GAGTATGCTGTTTTGATATTAGACAAATGCTGCCAACTGACGAGTTAAGCAATTTTCTAGAAAATTTTTGTAACGATTCAAAAGCTTATACTTACAAAGAAAAGTGTTTTCTCATCAGTAGTAAAACTGGTGATATACCTGAAGATTCTAAAGGAAGAAAACCATACATAGATTTAGAAGTAAcactaaaatatgtaaataatttgaaaaatatgaatcCTGATAAT ATGGAAAATCCTATTATTGATAACAATTATGTAAAAGAAGCTTACAAAGAAAAACTTGAGGCGgagcaaaataaaattcaatcacAGTTGTCCAAAAAATTTAGCGATAATAGTTTTGAAGTTGATTCTGGCTTAATCAGTATTCCACCATCCAG TTCAGAACATAAAATTGAGGGTTCAATTAGCCTAGATAGCAATATTGAAGCTATcatgaagaaaattaatttgCTAGCACCATCCAGTCATCAAATGTTTGATAATTTAACTATTGATAATAATGGAAGCGTTCAGAATGGAGTGtccaaaaataaattagaatcATTAAGTACATACAG agtTGGTGAGTCAAATGTTAATTGTAGGAAAAGTGACCTCAATGCTAAAAATGTtgttaaaaaaatgtcaatcaCAAAAAGAACCGACTATACAGATG atACAACGAATCGAAGAGATAATCTATCACCTAGAACAATTGAAAATAACATCATGCAAGTGGTGAACGAACTGGAGGATTGGAAAGAATGTCAACAGGAACTATTCAAATCAGAa TTAAAAGAAAAAgaggaaaaatatttaaattcgttAATAAATGAATGGGATACATGTCGAgttcaatatgaaaataaaatacttggAAAGGTTGAACAGAGTCAAATTTTACTAAGCAGCTTAAAAGAAATAGTTGAAAATTTGAAACTGCGAGAAATTCAATTAAGTGAACGTGAAAGAAAG CTTTGCTCGGCACGAGATGAATTTGAACTGCACTACCGTAACAAGTATCTGGAGTTAAAAGATGCCGCAAAACAAATGGAAATTGATTACCAACATCAACTCAAGCTTCATAAGCTGGAATATTCAAAACTTGAAATGGAAACATTATATCTTAAACAAGAGAACTCATCACTCATG gaaaagctgaaatttacaaattcagATAGAAATTCATGA
- the LOC143920309 gene encoding myogenesis-regulating glycosidase-like, translated as MKTFILGLLGVLLFVNSALSDVILNPENGINIVLKDVPSAGISLTVQRENDIRYLGIIGRTTGLQYNSSSTTNLAFLDFYEVNIQLKITVFVSAEHIKLSLEWSAPVDERLEDCFRLDPHHWFGGPEQKQQYWPVEKLTLKEYSYVTKEDENNAVTEPYWINSVGTLIYVDKRVPLFVDQNNILSNHLCLISDVKKPFSKSRSASELFYDIVITENAKVGHLYAIEHYLGKPIGYPDFRMIQHPVWSTWARFFRPINESIVMGFANEIVDNGFNNSQFEIDDLWEICYGSLTVDTRKFPDMKKTVADLKALGFRVTLWIHPFINENCQPWHSEAKENGYLITTEDGDIFTSWWNNNGSRASHFDFTNPQARSWWIKQILHLKNTYDFDSFKFDAGESGWTPQVPVQTGDIHEHPGHITADYVRAVSEFGSMIEVRSAQRTQDLPVFVRMIDKDTLWTFDNGLPTLVTTLLQMNMNGYPLVLPDMIGGNGYNEKPSKELFIRWLQANTFMPNMQYSFVPWDFDNETIQISHKFTNLHAEYAEKIRDAMIQSVTVGTPANAPIWWLDPTDEDALKNYDEYLLGEDVLVAPVLERGAVTRDIYLPRGVWMYGEDNQSLYMGGSWLRNFSAPLDTLPYFIRLSSN; from the exons ATGAAGACGTTTATTTTGG GTTTACTTGGTGTTCTTCTCTTTGTAAATTCTGCATTGAGTGATGTTATATTAAATCCAGAAAATGGAATAAACATTGTACTCAAAGATGTTCCTAGTGCTGGCATTTCATTGACTGTTCAGAGAG AAAATGATATTAGATATTTGGGTATCATTGGAAGAACTACTGGCTTACAGTACAATTCATCATCAACAACAAATTTAgcatttttggatttttatgaagtgaatatacaattaaaaatcaCAGTGTTTGTTTCTGCCGAACATATCAAATTATCTTTGGAATGGTCTGCTCCCGTTGACGAAAGACTAGAAGATTGCTTTAGACTAG atCCCCATCATTGGTTTGGTGGTCCTGAACAAAAGCAACAATATTGGCCAGTGGAAAAGCTGACATTAAAAGAATACTCCTATGTAACTAAAGAAGACGAAAATAACGCTGTTACAGAACCATATTGGATAAATTCAGTTGGCACGCTAATATATGTCGATAAAAGAGTGCCGCTATTTGTCGATcagaataatattttatcaaatcatCTGTGCTTGATATCCGATGTGAAGAAACCTTTTTCAAAATCGAGAAGTGCAAGTGAACTCTTTTATGATATAGTTATTACTGAAAATGCCAAAGTGGGTCATTTATACGCTATTGAGCATTATCTCGGTAAACCCATTGGCTACCCAGATTTTAGAATGATTCAACATCCTGTGTGGTCAACTTGGGCGAGATTCTTCAGACCCATCAATGAATCTATTGTCATGGGATTTGCGAATGAAATTGTCGATAATGGATTTAATAATAGCCAATTTGAAATTGATGATTTGTGGGAAATATGCTATGGCTCTCTAACTGTAGATACAAGAAAATTTCCTGACATGAAAAAGACTGTTGCCGACCTAAAAGCGCTCGGATTCAGAGTTACTTTGTGGATACATCCTTTCATAAATGAAAATTGCCAACCATGGCATTCCGAAGCTAAAGAAAATGG atACTTAATCACAACTGAAGATGGTGATATTTTTACGTCTTGGTGGAATAATAATGGTAGCAGGGCTTCACACTTCGACTTTACAAATCCCCAAGCAAGATCGTGGTggattaaacaaattttacatctAAAAAACACTTATGATTTTGACAGTTTTAAATTCGACGCTGGAGAATCTGGTTGGACTCCACAG gTCCCAGTTCAAACCGGTGATATTCATGAACATCCCGGTCACATCACTGCAGATTATGTACGAGCTGTTTCCGAATTTGGCTCCATGATAGAAGTACGTTCTGCTCAAAG AACACAAGATTTGCCTGTTTTCGTTCGCATGATCGATAAAGATACCTTGTGGACTTTTGACAATGGATTGCCGACACTAGTTACTACTTTGCTCCAAATGAATATGAATGGATATCCACTTGTATTGCCAGATATGATTGGAGGCAATGGTTACAATGAAAAACCAAGTAAAGAACTCTTCATACGGTGGCTCCAAGCAAATACATTTATGCCCAACATGCAATACTCTTTTGTTCCTTGGGATTTTGACAATGAG acAATTCAAATCAGTCATAAATTTACCAATCTGCATGCAGAGTATGCTGAAAAGATCCGTGATGCAATGATTCAATCTGTAACAGTAGGAACACCGGCTAACGCTCCTATTTGGTGGTTGGACCCCACTGatgaagacgcgttgaaaaattATGACG AATATCTCCTTGGTGAAGACGTTTTAGTTGCACCGGTTTTAGAGAGAGGTGCTGTGACTCGAGATATATATCTTCCGCGTGGCGTGTGGATGTACGGTGAAGATAATCAATCTTTGTACATGGGTGGATCTTGGCTGAGAAATTTTTCTGCACCTCTAGATACTCTTCCGTATTTTATCCGCTTATCTTCAAATTGA